A stretch of the Vagococcus xieshaowenii genome encodes the following:
- a CDS encoding primase alpha helix C-terminal domain-containing protein: protein MIYKNIVRTNNPMEMLPFERDFDFFKSYYPQEFTYPRNSEEKDKIKQFQMYILIAGEMVPNSTRSNDNVLSRSLLFIDLDDVNETETEFLQKISNKLSKVNYCLYPTLSHITNEKIRYRLVLELDRSVNRLEYETLLLGISSDLGIDFDVDESNKVWSQGQGAPVFTEKSKNSPIFYQEKEKPVPVDNFLKKIKESSIYKKNKRNQASYKGFDNYQYTGEKYTGKLLNKIAEGVTEGDRNIWFTSLLGSFFNQGVTAENAYKLATVINENFLDFPLEDKELITIFKSIMARELRKRGGEIDKPIT, encoded by the coding sequence ATGATATACAAAAATATTGTTAGAACTAACAATCCTATGGAGATGCTGCCCTTTGAACGTGATTTTGATTTCTTTAAATCATACTATCCTCAAGAATTTACATATCCCAGAAATAGTGAAGAGAAAGACAAAATAAAACAATTTCAAATGTATATCTTAATTGCAGGGGAAATGGTGCCTAATAGTACACGTTCAAATGATAATGTACTATCACGATCATTGTTATTTATTGATTTGGATGATGTTAATGAAACGGAAACAGAATTTCTTCAGAAAATAAGTAATAAATTGTCAAAAGTTAACTACTGTTTATATCCGACATTGTCACATATAACCAACGAAAAAATACGCTATAGATTGGTATTAGAATTAGATAGGAGTGTTAATCGTTTAGAATATGAAACCTTATTATTAGGAATTTCTTCAGATTTAGGAATTGATTTTGATGTTGATGAATCTAATAAGGTTTGGAGTCAGGGACAAGGAGCCCCAGTTTTTACAGAAAAATCAAAGAATAGTCCTATTTTCTATCAAGAAAAAGAAAAACCGGTGCCTGTAGATAATTTCTTGAAAAAAATTAAAGAATCATCAATTTACAAGAAAAACAAAAGAAACCAGGCAAGTTATAAGGGATTTGATAATTACCAATATACAGGGGAAAAGTATACGGGAAAGTTGCTTAATAAGATAGCTGAAGGTGTAACAGAAGGAGACAGAAATATTTGGTTCACAAGTCTATTAGGGTCCTTCTTTAATCAGGGCGTAACGGCAGAAAATGCTTATAAATTGGCAACGGTTATCAATGAAAATTTTTTAGATTTTCCTTTAGAAGACAAAGAATTAATCACTATTTTTAAAAGCATTATGGCAAGAGAATTAAGAAAGAGGGGTGGTGAGATTGACAAGCCAATTACCTAG
- the proS gene encoding proline--tRNA ligase yields MGKQEFVKEITSRDVDFAQWYTDVVVKGELAAYSGVKGSMILRPTAAAIWENIRTEFNKHLKRLDHENVMMPLLIPESLLLKEAEHVEGFAPEVAWVTEGGNNKLAERLAIRPTSEVLFAEHFRDIIKSYRDLPVLYNQWANVVRWEKTTRPFLRTTEFHWQEGHTCHETFEEADVEARQMLTVYRDMVRDLLAIPVVSGIKTQSEKFAGAYETYTNETLMYDGKALQLATSHHLGDNFAKAAEIKYLDREGKEQYVQQTSWGITTRSIGAMIMVHSDDRGLVLPPRVAPTQIMIVPVMQHKEGVLEAANELKAQLKADFKVKLDDSDKKPGWKFNECEMKGIPVRIELGPRDIENKVVTVCRRDTLEKSTLPLDDNLNENLKALLDEIHENLYETAKARQEEKTRRASTKEEFIEMIKEGGFVIAPYSGSEQVEDEIKELTGATPRCIAFEHIDMDLTDVKDIWNGEEAKLMVHWARAY; encoded by the coding sequence ATGGGAAAACAAGAATTTGTAAAAGAAATTACTAGTCGCGATGTCGACTTTGCACAGTGGTATACCGATGTTGTCGTAAAAGGCGAATTAGCTGCTTATTCAGGCGTAAAAGGAAGTATGATTTTACGTCCAACAGCAGCCGCTATTTGGGAGAATATCCGTACTGAATTTAATAAGCATTTGAAACGCTTAGATCACGAAAATGTGATGATGCCGTTATTAATTCCAGAAAGTTTACTATTAAAAGAAGCAGAACACGTTGAAGGATTCGCACCTGAAGTTGCTTGGGTAACGGAAGGTGGTAATAACAAATTAGCTGAAAGGTTAGCAATTCGTCCAACTTCGGAAGTGTTATTTGCGGAACACTTCCGTGACATTATTAAATCATACCGTGATTTACCTGTTCTTTATAACCAATGGGCCAATGTGGTACGTTGGGAAAAAACAACTCGTCCATTCTTAAGAACAACAGAATTCCACTGGCAAGAAGGTCATACTTGTCATGAAACTTTCGAAGAAGCAGATGTAGAAGCACGTCAAATGTTAACTGTTTATCGTGACATGGTTCGTGATTTGCTAGCAATTCCAGTTGTATCAGGAATTAAAACACAAAGTGAAAAATTCGCTGGTGCTTATGAAACCTATACAAATGAAACCTTAATGTATGATGGTAAAGCCTTACAATTAGCAACGTCTCACCACTTAGGGGATAATTTTGCTAAAGCGGCTGAAATTAAATATTTAGATAGAGAAGGAAAAGAACAATATGTTCAACAAACTTCATGGGGCATTACAACTCGTTCAATCGGTGCGATGATCATGGTTCATAGTGATGATCGTGGCTTGGTATTACCTCCACGTGTTGCACCAACTCAAATTATGATTGTACCAGTTATGCAACATAAAGAAGGTGTATTAGAAGCAGCTAATGAACTGAAAGCACAATTAAAAGCTGATTTCAAAGTTAAGTTAGACGATTCAGATAAAAAACCAGGTTGGAAATTTAATGAATGTGAAATGAAAGGTATTCCAGTTCGTATTGAATTAGGACCTCGTGATATCGAAAATAAAGTCGTAACAGTTTGTCGTCGTGATACATTAGAAAAATCAACGTTACCATTAGACGACAACTTAAACGAAAACTTAAAGGCGTTATTAGATGAAATTCATGAAAACTTATATGAAACAGCTAAAGCACGTCAAGAAGAAAAAACACGACGTGCGTCAACTAAAGAAGAGTTTATCGAAATGATTAAAGAAGGTGGCTTTGTTATTGCACCATACTCAGGTTCTGAACAAGTTGAAGATGAAATCAAAGAATTAACTGGTGCAACCCCTCGTTGTATTGCGTTTGAACATATTGATATGGATTTAACAGATGTTAAAGACATTTGGAATGGTGAAGAGGCTAAACTAATGGTTCATTGGGCACGTGCTTATTAA
- a CDS encoding peptide chain release factor 3, which translates to MEEQLKQAVDARRTFAIISHPDAGKTTITEQLLLFGGAIRNAGTVKGKKTGNFAKSDWMEIEKQRGISVTSSVMQFDFDGKRVNILDTPGHEDFSEDTYRTLMAVDAAVMVVDTAKGIEAQTKKLFQVCRMRGIPIFTFMNKLDRDGREPLDLLEELEEVLEIDSYPMNWPIGMGKGLEGIYDLFHNRIELYHPEKYDGERFIPLNEAGEIEGEHALAKDSIYSQVLEEVELVREAGNEFDEAAIAAGELTPVFFGSALTNFGVETFLETFLQFAPEPSEHKTQEGEEISPYEEDFSGFVFKIQANMNPAHRDRIAFVRICSGEFERGMDVFLERTGKKIKLANVTQFMADTRENVENAVAGDIIGLYDTGNYQIGDTIYTGKLKVAYEELPQFTPEMFMKVTAKNVLKQKSFHKGMEQLVQEGAIQMYKTYHTNDYIIGAVGQLQFEVFQHRMLNEYNTEVIMTPMGKKTARWIDPEVLDEKMSSSRNILVRDRFDQPLFLFENEFAMRWFNDKYPDVELKALL; encoded by the coding sequence ATGGAAGAACAATTAAAACAAGCGGTTGACGCACGTCGCACGTTTGCAATTATTTCCCATCCGGATGCGGGTAAAACAACGATTACAGAGCAATTACTATTATTTGGTGGTGCGATTCGTAATGCCGGAACTGTTAAGGGTAAAAAAACAGGAAACTTTGCAAAATCTGACTGGATGGAAATTGAAAAACAACGTGGTATCTCAGTTACAAGTTCGGTAATGCAGTTTGATTTTGACGGTAAACGTGTGAATATCTTAGATACACCCGGACATGAGGACTTCTCTGAAGATACATATCGTACGTTAATGGCAGTAGATGCTGCAGTGATGGTTGTCGATACAGCTAAAGGGATCGAAGCCCAAACAAAGAAATTATTCCAAGTTTGTCGTATGCGCGGTATTCCAATTTTCACCTTTATGAATAAATTAGACCGTGATGGACGTGAACCATTAGACTTATTAGAAGAATTAGAAGAAGTCTTAGAAATTGATTCTTACCCAATGAACTGGCCAATTGGGATGGGAAAAGGGTTAGAAGGAATTTATGATTTATTCCATAACCGTATTGAGTTATATCATCCAGAAAAATATGACGGAGAACGTTTTATTCCATTGAATGAAGCGGGAGAAATTGAAGGCGAGCATGCATTAGCTAAAGACAGCATTTATTCACAGGTGCTAGAAGAAGTTGAGTTAGTGAGAGAAGCCGGCAATGAATTTGATGAAGCAGCCATCGCAGCAGGGGAATTAACACCGGTATTCTTTGGTTCAGCTCTAACAAACTTTGGGGTAGAAACTTTCTTAGAAACATTCTTACAATTTGCTCCAGAACCTTCTGAGCATAAAACACAAGAAGGTGAAGAAATAAGTCCTTATGAAGAAGATTTCTCAGGATTTGTCTTTAAAATCCAAGCAAATATGAACCCAGCCCATCGTGACCGTATTGCCTTTGTACGTATTTGTTCAGGTGAATTCGAACGTGGAATGGACGTATTCTTAGAACGAACAGGTAAGAAAATTAAATTAGCCAATGTCACTCAGTTTATGGCGGATACTCGTGAAAACGTCGAAAATGCGGTAGCTGGTGATATTATTGGTCTGTATGATACGGGAAATTACCAAATTGGGGATACGATTTATACAGGTAAATTAAAAGTGGCTTATGAAGAGTTACCTCAATTTACGCCAGAAATGTTTATGAAAGTAACAGCTAAAAATGTCTTGAAACAAAAATCATTCCATAAAGGGATGGAACAATTGGTTCAAGAAGGAGCCATCCAAATGTATAAGACTTATCATACAAACGATTATATTATCGGTGCAGTAGGTCAACTACAGTTTGAAGTGTTCCAACATCGTATGCTAAATGAATACAATACAGAAGTGATCATGACACCAATGGGTAAAAAGACAGCACGCTGGATTGACCCAGAAGTCCTTGATGAAAAAATGAGCTCAAGTCGTAATATCTTAGTACGCGACCGCTTTGATCAACCACTCTTCTTATTCGAAAATGAATTTGCAATGCGTTGGTTTAATGATAAGTATCCTGATGTAGAATTAAAAGCTTTATTATAA
- a CDS encoding NADPH-dependent FMN reductase: MTKKIGILVGSLREGSFNRIVANKFVELLPEGYEAKFIEIGDVEFFNEDIDTPEKTPASWTRLREDIQSVDGVFFFTPEYNRSVPAALKNALDVGSRPYGQNSWAKKPALVVSVSMGAIAGFGANHHLRQTLAFLDMPTLQQPEAYIGSVHELIDEEGNINEGTTGFFKTIVDAYLEFFNKLV, from the coding sequence ATGACAAAAAAAATTGGTATTTTAGTAGGTAGTTTAAGAGAAGGTTCATTTAATCGTATCGTAGCAAATAAATTTGTAGAGTTATTACCAGAAGGCTATGAAGCGAAATTCATTGAAATCGGTGATGTAGAATTCTTTAATGAAGATATCGATACACCAGAAAAAACACCTGCTTCATGGACACGTTTACGTGAAGACATTCAATCTGTAGATGGTGTATTCTTCTTTACCCCAGAATACAATCGTTCAGTTCCAGCAGCATTAAAAAATGCTTTAGACGTGGGTTCTCGTCCATATGGTCAAAATAGTTGGGCTAAAAAACCTGCTTTAGTTGTGAGTGTGTCAATGGGAGCAATTGCTGGATTTGGTGCTAACCATCATTTACGTCAAACGTTAGCATTCTTAGATATGCCAACGTTACAACAACCAGAAGCTTATATTGGTTCAGTACATGAATTAATTGACGAAGAAGGTAATATTAACGAAGGAACAACAGGATTCTTTAAAACAATTGTGGATGCTTATCTTGAGTTCTTCAATAAATTAGTTTAA
- a CDS encoding M20 metallopeptidase family protein: MLLEETILKEAQALYDEMVANRHHLHEHPETGMDLEQTVAYVAKKLSEIGYDNIQHVGQAGLTVTVGTGEGKVMLLRGDMDALPINEESGVAYTSKVPGKMHACGHDMHTTMMLAAAKILKKYEQDIPGTVKLMFQPGEEIMKGSKDMIEHGVLENPKPDAAVMLHVFPGNPVDVGTVGVMNSGKAMASVDWFTINIKGRGGHGSMPYLAIDPLVPMAAIQNALHTLQSRELPPHAVVSVTVGDIKGCETANVIPDEISMKGTIRTYDEDHRALIKKRMIELSENIAKAFRCEAEVSFPAGAPYFESNAELVEHIAQSLPNYLGKDKFMPPMNPEIPVMGSEDFALISHQVPSTSLMLMTRDSREHPAYNLHHPKLIMDDEAMPYGAAAYVGTALSWLEVNK; the protein is encoded by the coding sequence ATGTTATTAGAAGAAACGATTTTGAAAGAAGCACAAGCTTTATATGATGAAATGGTAGCTAATCGTCATCATTTACACGAACATCCAGAAACTGGTATGGACTTAGAACAGACGGTAGCATACGTTGCGAAGAAACTTTCTGAAATAGGATATGATAATATCCAACATGTCGGACAAGCAGGATTAACTGTGACGGTGGGAACGGGTGAAGGAAAAGTCATGCTATTACGTGGTGATATGGATGCCTTACCGATTAATGAAGAATCGGGTGTAGCTTATACGTCAAAAGTTCCAGGTAAAATGCATGCCTGTGGTCACGATATGCATACAACTATGATGTTAGCTGCTGCAAAAATCCTTAAAAAATATGAACAAGATATTCCAGGTACAGTTAAATTGATGTTCCAACCTGGTGAAGAAATTATGAAAGGTTCAAAAGATATGATTGAGCATGGGGTATTAGAAAATCCTAAACCTGATGCGGCAGTAATGCTACATGTTTTTCCAGGAAATCCCGTTGATGTTGGAACAGTAGGTGTAATGAATTCTGGTAAAGCAATGGCATCAGTTGATTGGTTCACCATCAATATTAAAGGTCGTGGTGGACATGGGTCAATGCCATATTTAGCGATTGATCCATTAGTACCAATGGCAGCAATTCAGAATGCCTTACATACATTGCAGTCACGTGAATTGCCGCCTCATGCAGTAGTTTCTGTAACAGTAGGTGATATTAAAGGGTGTGAGACCGCTAACGTTATTCCAGATGAAATCTCTATGAAAGGGACTATTCGAACATATGATGAAGACCATCGTGCCTTAATTAAAAAAAGAATGATTGAATTATCAGAAAATATCGCCAAAGCCTTTCGTTGTGAGGCAGAAGTTTCGTTCCCAGCCGGCGCTCCTTATTTTGAATCTAATGCTGAATTGGTGGAACATATTGCACAGTCTTTACCAAATTATCTTGGCAAAGATAAATTTATGCCTCCAATGAATCCAGAGATTCCTGTGATGGGATCAGAAGACTTTGCGTTAATTTCACACCAAGTACCAAGTACATCACTAATGTTAATGACACGAGATTCAAGAGAGCATCCTGCTTATAACTTGCATCATCCCAAATTGATTATGGATGATGAAGCAATGCCTTACGGAGCGGCTGCTTATGTAGGGACAGCATTGAGTTGGTTAGAAGTAAATAAATAA
- a CDS encoding ArsR/SmtB family transcription factor, which yields MFNESTAHSLEEWIPKVSQLYKLLGDTTRLTILTLLLESELNVSEICSQLKMEQSAVSHQLRVLRRHHIVSNRREGKTIYYSLDDQHVRDILVKTFTHVAHLPED from the coding sequence ATGTTTAATGAATCGACAGCGCATTCTTTAGAAGAGTGGATTCCTAAAGTGAGTCAACTCTATAAATTATTAGGTGATACAACAAGACTAACAATTTTGACCTTACTATTAGAATCAGAATTAAATGTCTCAGAAATTTGTAGCCAACTAAAAATGGAGCAATCAGCGGTCTCTCATCAACTACGTGTGTTAAGACGACATCATATTGTGAGCAATAGACGTGAAGGTAAAACAATCTACTATTCATTAGATGATCAGCATGTACGGGATATTTTAGTTAAAACATTTACACATGTGGCGCACCTACCAGAAGATTAA
- a CDS encoding helix-turn-helix domain-containing protein: protein MNQMQLLSSEVEQALINELSTKVFQTIEQMVKDSDPIPEVMNKVELGKFLNMANNTLDKYLIQEIPFIRVGTSKRYIKSEVIEFLKSKQETIL from the coding sequence GTGAATCAAATGCAATTACTATCTAGTGAGGTAGAACAAGCGCTAATTAATGAATTATCTACTAAGGTTTTTCAAACGATTGAACAAATGGTGAAGGATAGTGATCCTATTCCTGAGGTTATGAATAAAGTGGAATTAGGAAAATTTCTTAACATGGCTAACAACACTTTAGACAAATATTTAATCCAGGAAATTCCTTTTATTAGAGTAGGAACTTCAAAAAGATATATTAAGTCGGAAGTTATCGAATTTCTTAAATCAAAACAAGAAACTATTTTATAA
- a CDS encoding L,D-transpeptidase has protein sequence MTDRKDGNTIKQKQKKIIKILGTITVLLTVVAASLYTYNLKKEAAEYQTTSPSRLLDDSSVVSQSTSTKEEIDQRDMQDVKQEKKAQTKKDVHPWNEPSEASYPIIKDPSKLSVEVSIPNQRVYIKENGETVYTMICSTGDSKAGTPTPTGDFVIEPERGDKFYWQEDDDWAYNWVSFSGHGVYLFHSVLMWNEHEVEEKEAVKLGQEASHGCIRLPLPDSKWFYDTITTGTSVTIS, from the coding sequence ATGACTGATAGAAAGGATGGGAATACGATTAAACAAAAGCAGAAAAAAATTATTAAAATATTGGGAACCATTACTGTACTATTAACGGTGGTAGCTGCAAGCTTGTATACATACAATTTGAAAAAAGAAGCTGCAGAATATCAGACGACGTCACCTAGTCGTTTATTAGATGATTCAAGTGTTGTCTCACAAAGTACGTCAACAAAAGAAGAGATTGATCAACGTGATATGCAAGATGTTAAGCAAGAGAAAAAAGCTCAGACGAAGAAGGACGTTCATCCTTGGAATGAGCCTTCCGAGGCTAGCTATCCAATTATTAAAGATCCATCAAAATTATCCGTAGAAGTTTCGATTCCTAATCAAAGAGTCTACATCAAAGAAAATGGTGAGACGGTTTACACGATGATTTGTTCAACTGGAGATAGTAAAGCAGGTACACCAACTCCTACAGGTGATTTTGTCATTGAACCTGAAAGAGGAGATAAATTTTATTGGCAAGAAGACGATGACTGGGCGTATAATTGGGTTTCTTTTTCTGGTCATGGCGTCTATTTGTTCCATAGCGTGCTGATGTGGAATGAACACGAGGTGGAGGAAAAAGAAGCGGTTAAATTAGGTCAGGAAGCCTCTCATGGATGTATTAGGTTACCTTTACCAGATTCTAAGTGGTTTTATGACACCATAACAACAGGTACATCGGTTACGATTAGTTAA
- a CDS encoding phospho-sugar mutase: protein MTNYQDVYQQWLAFDGLESSLKIELSEMMNDEVTIKEAFYAPLEFGTAGMRGILGAGINRMNIYTVRQATAGLAQLIKDKGEQAMSRGVVIAYDSRHQSPEFALEAARVLAKQGIKAYVFEALRPTPELSFGVRELNAIAGIMITASHNPKEYNGYKVYGEDGGQMPPHDANTVIHYIRKIDNPLTVGVADKNDSLIEMIGSEIDERYLAEMKAVTIDHELISRMSEELQIVYTPLHGTGKMLVERGLAQAGFDRVEIVPEQAEPDADFSTVVSPNPEEYSAFEKAIELAERVGADVLMATDPDADRVGAAVRLANGEYQILTGNQLGVLMLDYILNALQEEGTLPTNGVALKSIVSTEMARAVAQDYGIEMVDVLTGFKFIAEKIQQYEDDKTKTFLFGFEESYGYLVKDFARDKDAVQAVVLLAEVAAYYKEKGMTLHDGLMNLYTKYGTYLEETISVTMPGVEGVEKIKNLMKSVRELGMEGFGGIGVTVTEDFLTGTRTHLDGKVEEMLYPSSDVLKYFLVDGSWVAIRPSGTEPKIKFYIAAKAGNHEEASEKIAKIKETIAELQK, encoded by the coding sequence ATGACAAATTATCAAGATGTATATCAACAATGGTTAGCTTTTGATGGATTAGAAAGCTCATTAAAAATAGAATTAAGCGAAATGATGAACGATGAAGTAACGATTAAAGAAGCGTTCTATGCGCCTTTAGAATTTGGAACAGCAGGAATGCGTGGGATTTTAGGCGCAGGAATTAATCGCATGAACATCTACACAGTGCGTCAAGCAACGGCAGGTTTGGCCCAGTTAATTAAAGATAAGGGTGAACAAGCGATGTCACGCGGTGTGGTGATTGCCTATGATTCACGTCATCAATCACCAGAATTCGCTCTTGAAGCCGCACGTGTACTGGCTAAACAAGGGATTAAAGCGTATGTTTTTGAAGCGCTACGTCCAACGCCAGAATTATCATTTGGTGTCCGTGAATTAAATGCTATTGCCGGTATCATGATTACTGCCAGCCACAATCCAAAAGAATACAATGGTTACAAAGTATACGGGGAAGATGGTGGTCAAATGCCACCACATGATGCCAATACGGTGATTCACTATATTCGCAAAATTGACAACCCTTTAACCGTTGGAGTAGCTGATAAAAATGATTCATTAATTGAAATGATTGGATCAGAAATTGATGAACGTTATTTAGCTGAAATGAAGGCTGTTACAATTGATCATGAATTAATTAGCCGCATGTCTGAAGAATTACAAATTGTTTACACACCGCTACATGGAACAGGGAAAATGTTGGTTGAACGAGGACTAGCACAAGCTGGCTTTGACCGTGTGGAGATAGTTCCAGAACAAGCAGAGCCAGATGCAGATTTTTCAACAGTAGTCTCTCCAAATCCTGAAGAATATTCAGCGTTTGAAAAAGCGATTGAATTAGCTGAGCGTGTGGGGGCGGATGTCTTAATGGCTACAGATCCTGATGCAGACCGAGTCGGTGCAGCGGTACGTTTAGCAAATGGTGAGTATCAAATTTTAACAGGTAATCAACTAGGCGTATTAATGTTAGATTACATCTTAAATGCTTTGCAAGAAGAAGGAACGTTACCCACAAATGGTGTGGCACTAAAATCAATCGTTTCAACAGAAATGGCACGTGCTGTTGCACAGGATTATGGTATTGAAATGGTAGATGTATTAACTGGGTTTAAATTTATTGCTGAAAAAATTCAACAATATGAAGATGACAAGACCAAGACATTCTTATTCGGTTTTGAAGAAAGCTATGGCTATTTAGTTAAAGATTTTGCACGTGATAAAGATGCAGTTCAAGCAGTTGTATTATTAGCAGAAGTTGCTGCTTATTACAAAGAAAAAGGTATGACCTTACATGACGGTTTGATGAATTTATATACTAAGTATGGGACTTATTTAGAAGAAACGATTTCTGTTACCATGCCTGGTGTAGAAGGTGTGGAAAAAATCAAAAACTTGATGAAATCTGTTCGTGAATTAGGAATGGAAGGATTCGGTGGCATTGGTGTAACCGTGACAGAAGATTTCTTAACTGGAACACGTACACACTTAGATGGTAAAGTAGAAGAAATGCTTTATCCAAGTTCTGATGTCTTGAAATATTTCTTAGTAGATGGTAGCTGGGTAGCAATTCGTCCATCAGGAACAGAACCAAAGATTAAATTCTATATTGCTGCTAAGGCAGGTAATCATGAAGAAGCATCAGAAAAAATCGCAAAAATTAAAGAAACCATTGCGGAACTACAAAAATAA
- a CDS encoding DNA primase family protein: MTSQLPSEILNDPMFNALNESQPQKKNIVPVTMAELERLLKQEGDIWREEHAKYNEKTGETKIIPVSPRAVANLLRRYVDFAVITDDNPENAPLCAYDLDEGIYKRGERFIGKLILAIEPTTNKAGRANILGWLEIESQEKEPTRDPNLIVMNNGIFNRKTMSLMPFSPRYVFLSKVAVNYNPLAQEPLFEDWSFSTWLEELADGDQQKLELFWRIIYASLNGNHISNKVIFLISTIGKSGKGTLQMLLRNLVGAKNTVALRLEEIEKRWAVYTAYGKSLIIGDDNNPKSFIEKNENLKSIATGDILQAEGKGKDPFTTVITAQIIQSFNGFPKINSFDDGLKHRLIVVPFNHSYQGKENKRVKEEYINDSRLLEWIALKTVHMVETELYNTKDGLESLQEFEEDNNNILRFYNTFFPDFTSERIPIKFLFELFQAWNREENNPQNMKQNSFTKELRPIAEKDSWNYSLKNLATLDLFYDEDMRKIDAFHVDEYFVNDPKKYQAILWREGKTDN, translated from the coding sequence TTGACAAGCCAATTACCTAGCGAAATTTTAAACGATCCAATGTTTAATGCTTTAAATGAAAGTCAACCACAAAAGAAAAATATTGTTCCAGTTACAATGGCCGAGTTAGAACGGTTATTAAAACAAGAAGGTGATATCTGGAGAGAAGAACACGCAAAATATAATGAAAAAACAGGAGAAACAAAAATTATTCCAGTATCGCCAAGGGCTGTAGCTAACTTATTAAGACGCTACGTAGATTTTGCAGTTATAACGGATGATAACCCAGAAAATGCTCCATTGTGTGCTTATGACTTAGATGAGGGTATCTATAAGCGTGGCGAACGGTTCATAGGTAAGCTAATTTTAGCGATAGAACCAACAACTAATAAAGCTGGACGAGCAAATATTTTAGGGTGGTTAGAGATAGAATCGCAAGAAAAAGAACCCACAAGGGACCCGAATTTAATCGTAATGAATAATGGAATTTTTAATAGGAAAACCATGAGCTTAATGCCTTTTAGTCCTAGGTATGTATTTCTTAGTAAGGTGGCGGTTAATTATAACCCATTAGCCCAGGAACCGTTGTTTGAAGATTGGAGTTTCTCAACGTGGTTAGAAGAATTAGCCGACGGTGACCAACAAAAATTAGAATTGTTTTGGCGCATCATCTATGCAAGTTTAAATGGGAATCATATTTCTAATAAGGTTATTTTTCTCATCTCAACCATAGGGAAAAGCGGAAAGGGAACCCTTCAAATGTTGCTTAGAAACCTAGTAGGTGCAAAAAATACGGTGGCTTTAAGGTTGGAAGAAATAGAAAAACGTTGGGCGGTTTATACGGCTTACGGTAAAAGTCTAATCATTGGGGATGATAACAACCCAAAAAGTTTTATCGAAAAGAACGAAAATTTGAAATCAATCGCAACGGGGGACATCTTACAGGCAGAAGGAAAGGGGAAAGATCCCTTCACTACTGTTATAACCGCTCAAATTATTCAATCGTTTAACGGTTTCCCGAAAATTAATAGTTTTGATGACGGGTTAAAACATAGGTTAATAGTAGTACCATTTAATCATAGCTACCAGGGAAAAGAAAATAAGCGAGTTAAAGAAGAATATATAAACGATAGCCGCTTACTTGAATGGATAGCATTAAAAACGGTACATATGGTTGAGACGGAACTATACAACACGAAAGATGGGCTTGAATCATTGCAGGAGTTCGAAGAGGACAATAACAATATATTAAGGTTTTATAATACCTTTTTCCCTGATTTTACTAGCGAAAGAATTCCAATTAAATTCTTGTTTGAGTTGTTCCAGGCTTGGAACAGAGAAGAAAATAATCCGCAGAATATGAAACAAAATTCATTCACAAAAGAGTTAAGACCAATAGCAGAAAAAGATTCTTGGAACTATTCGTTAAAAAATCTTGCAACGTTGGATTTATTTTATGATGAAGATATGAGAAAGATTGATGCGTTTCATGTTGATGAATATTTTGTAAATGATCCTAAAAAATATCAAGCTATATTGTGGAGGGAAGGAAAAACCGACAATTAA
- a CDS encoding DUF2292 domain-containing protein encodes MDKDKLYVDSKGKIINIEPPKYGEVKLIIQNGRVVRSEITTSEQYK; translated from the coding sequence ATGGATAAAGACAAATTATATGTAGATTCTAAGGGGAAAATCATCAATATTGAGCCGCCAAAGTATGGAGAGGTAAAACTAATCATCCAAAACGGTAGAGTTGTTAGAAGTGAAATAACAACGTCTGAACAGTATAAGTAA